The following proteins are encoded in a genomic region of Natrinema sp. DC36:
- a CDS encoding alcohol dehydrogenase catalytic domain-containing protein has translation MKAIVHTGPRSIEIREREKPVPDVDEVLVRVHSAGLCGSDAHAYTYEDGYKWIPIPRIMGHEYSGEVVAVGDDVTDFAVGDHVVEEPIHDCGSCFQCKNGQPNVCQNFEITGMHNDGAYTEYTTVRTRDLHLIPDDVPLGHASITEPLSIATRAVFDQSTVTPGDTVLVEGPGPIGVLVAAVADSMGANVVVSGLGKDTEYRLPLVERLGIETVDIETTDLSDVVDARTDGIGFDVVFDTTGHSSGVEMAIDNVRKGGQVAVVGLPGSPSEVFMTPVVRGEVDVNTSYGSTWKNFEQAIRLLSAGAIDADAIIDRSFSVDDPTAAFEAFLESETCKPVFSFSE, from the coding sequence ATGAAGGCTATAGTACATACCGGTCCCAGATCTATCGAGATTCGCGAACGTGAGAAGCCAGTTCCCGACGTCGACGAGGTGCTCGTTCGCGTTCACTCGGCGGGGCTGTGCGGCAGCGACGCGCACGCGTACACCTACGAAGACGGCTACAAGTGGATCCCGATCCCGCGGATTATGGGCCACGAGTACTCCGGCGAGGTCGTCGCGGTTGGCGACGACGTCACCGACTTCGCGGTCGGCGACCACGTCGTCGAGGAGCCGATCCACGACTGCGGCTCGTGTTTCCAGTGCAAGAACGGACAGCCCAACGTCTGCCAGAACTTCGAGATCACCGGCATGCACAACGACGGCGCGTACACCGAGTATACGACGGTTCGAACGCGAGATCTACACCTGATTCCGGACGACGTCCCGCTCGGACACGCGAGCATCACCGAACCGCTCAGTATCGCGACGCGCGCGGTGTTCGACCAGTCCACTGTGACGCCCGGCGACACCGTCCTCGTCGAAGGGCCCGGCCCGATCGGCGTCCTCGTCGCGGCCGTCGCGGACTCGATGGGCGCGAACGTTGTCGTCTCCGGCCTGGGCAAAGACACCGAGTATCGGCTCCCGCTCGTCGAACGGCTCGGGATCGAGACCGTCGACATCGAGACGACCGACCTCTCGGACGTCGTCGACGCCCGAACCGACGGCATCGGCTTCGACGTGGTGTTCGATACGACCGGCCACTCCAGTGGCGTCGAGATGGCCATCGACAACGTCCGCAAGGGCGGGCAGGTCGCCGTCGTCGGCCTCCCCGGCTCGCCCAGCGAAGTGTTCATGACGCCGGTCGTCCGCGGCGAGGTCGACGTGAATACCTCCTACGGCTCGACGTGGAAGAACTTCGAACAGGCCATCCGACTCCTCTCGGCCGGCGCGATCGACGCCGACGCGATCATCGACCGCTCGTTCAGCGTCGACGACCCGACCGCCGCGTTCGAGGCGTTCCTCGAGTCGGAGACCTGCAAGCCGGTCTTCTCGTTTTCCGAGTGA
- a CDS encoding LLM class flavin-dependent oxidoreductase, with amino-acid sequence MSDITFEYNVPVFAGAPESGTDPVHRDTPCYERLDWETTKEGVLKAEELGFDAAWAPDHLMLGRDHAEYECWTLLSALAGLTDDIDLGSLVLCNDYRNPALVAKMAATLDVISDGRLELGLGAGWHEPEYEAYGWEYRDGFERLMRLDEGIRLMKELWATEPGEAASFAGERYEIDGAHCEPGPVQDPHPPILVGGQGEDVTLKLVAKHADIWNTDVFNGTPETLEHKIGVIEDHCETVGRDPDEIEYSWDGHVICTRDPEKYERLLELMIPIQFEEEYVDQADITTEEIARDYFIMGTPEECAEAIERRIDAGVTKFQCWFVDFPDTGGMELFADEVAPQFR; translated from the coding sequence ATGAGCGACATCACGTTCGAATACAACGTCCCGGTGTTCGCGGGCGCGCCGGAGTCGGGAACCGATCCCGTCCACCGCGACACGCCGTGTTACGAGCGACTCGACTGGGAGACGACGAAGGAGGGCGTTCTGAAAGCCGAGGAACTCGGCTTCGACGCCGCGTGGGCACCGGACCACCTCATGCTCGGCCGGGATCACGCCGAGTACGAGTGCTGGACGCTGCTGTCCGCACTGGCGGGCCTCACCGACGACATCGACCTCGGATCGCTCGTGCTGTGTAACGACTACCGCAACCCCGCGCTCGTCGCGAAGATGGCCGCGACGCTCGACGTGATCTCCGACGGTCGCCTCGAGCTCGGGCTCGGTGCCGGCTGGCACGAGCCCGAGTACGAGGCCTACGGCTGGGAGTACCGCGACGGCTTCGAGCGGCTGATGCGGTTGGACGAGGGTATCCGGCTCATGAAGGAACTGTGGGCCACCGAACCCGGCGAGGCCGCCTCGTTCGCTGGCGAGCGCTACGAGATCGACGGCGCGCACTGCGAGCCCGGACCGGTTCAGGACCCGCACCCGCCGATCCTCGTCGGCGGGCAGGGCGAAGACGTGACGCTGAAACTCGTCGCGAAACACGCCGACATCTGGAACACGGACGTGTTCAACGGGACGCCGGAGACCCTCGAACACAAGATCGGCGTCATCGAGGACCACTGCGAGACGGTCGGCCGCGATCCCGACGAGATCGAGTACTCCTGGGACGGCCACGTCATCTGTACGCGCGACCCCGAGAAATACGAGCGCCTGCTCGAGCTGATGATCCCGATCCAGTTCGAGGAGGAATACGTCGATCAGGCCGACATCACGACCGAGGAGATCGCTCGCGACTACTTCATCATGGGAACGCCCGAGGAGTGCGCCGAGGCGATCGAGCGGCGGATCGACGCCGGCGTCACGAAGTTTCAGTGTTGGTTCGTCGACTTCCCCGACACCGGCGGTATGGAACTGTTCGCCGACGAAGTCGCACCGCAGTTCCGGTAG
- a CDS encoding LUD domain-containing protein gives MASERSRKADRIRHVMETEGDSVERNARGFNEGRYESVARLEDYDAYKDRARAIKEDAIERLPELIEQVREAVEENGGTVYVADDAADANRYVRELARERAAETVVKSKSMTTEEIDLNEHLEAEGCDVWETDLGEFVLQVADEAPSHLVAPAIHQSREEIATLFNEYFEPEAELETAEELTAFAREYLGERIEDADIGVTGANFVTADTGTMALVTSEGNARKTVAVPDTHVAVAGVEKIVPTFEDLQPFVELIARSGTGQDITSYVSLFSPPVSTPPVDFDDDEPIADDPADRDFHLVLLDNGRMDMRDDDQLRETLYCIRCSACANSCANFQSVGGHVFGGETYSGGIATGWEAGVHGQESADEFNDLCTGCSRCVNQCPVKIDIPWINTVVRDRRNRGAEDGELDFLVEGLTPDEEPAGLDLQKRFFGNFSTLAKLGSATAPVSNWVADTLPSRALMERVIGVDRRRDLPRFERETFVEWFRNRDEPRPVDADYHAVVYPDLYTNYIRTDRGKATVRTLEALGVAVEVPEVASSGRAPLSQGMIATAGDHARDVVADLGPYLEAGYDVVAIEPSDLAMFRGEYERLLETDRYEALSERSYEVFEYVYGLLENGADPASLRDADDGRGVGSALAYHSHCQQRTLELEAYTTDVLERLGYDVLTSDVECCGMAGSFGYKSEYYELSVDVGDRLREQFEAPDAADRTVVASGTSCLEQLDGLLARRPRHPISLVAPEESE, from the coding sequence ATGGCCAGCGAACGATCCCGGAAAGCCGATCGGATCCGACACGTCATGGAAACGGAGGGCGACAGCGTCGAGCGCAACGCCCGCGGGTTCAACGAGGGACGATACGAGTCCGTCGCCCGACTCGAGGACTACGACGCGTACAAGGACCGAGCGCGGGCGATCAAGGAGGACGCGATCGAACGCCTCCCCGAGCTGATCGAGCAGGTGCGCGAGGCGGTCGAGGAAAACGGCGGAACCGTCTACGTCGCCGACGACGCGGCCGACGCGAACCGGTACGTCCGCGAACTCGCCCGCGAGCGGGCGGCCGAAACCGTCGTCAAGTCGAAATCGATGACGACCGAGGAGATCGACCTCAACGAGCACCTGGAGGCCGAGGGCTGTGACGTCTGGGAGACCGACCTCGGCGAGTTCGTCCTGCAGGTGGCCGACGAAGCGCCCAGTCACCTCGTCGCGCCGGCGATCCACCAGTCGCGCGAGGAGATCGCCACCCTGTTCAACGAGTACTTCGAGCCCGAGGCGGAGCTCGAGACGGCCGAGGAGCTGACCGCGTTCGCGCGGGAGTACCTCGGGGAACGGATCGAGGACGCGGATATCGGCGTCACCGGCGCGAACTTCGTGACGGCGGACACGGGGACGATGGCGCTCGTCACGAGCGAGGGCAACGCCCGCAAGACCGTCGCCGTGCCCGACACGCACGTCGCGGTGGCGGGCGTCGAGAAGATCGTTCCGACGTTCGAGGACCTCCAGCCGTTCGTCGAACTGATCGCGCGCTCGGGGACGGGACAGGACATCACCTCCTACGTCTCTCTCTTTTCGCCGCCGGTCTCGACGCCGCCGGTCGACTTCGACGACGACGAGCCGATCGCCGACGATCCGGCCGACCGGGACTTCCACCTCGTCTTGCTCGATAACGGTCGAATGGACATGCGCGACGACGATCAGCTCCGGGAGACGCTGTACTGCATCCGGTGTTCGGCCTGTGCGAACTCGTGTGCGAACTTCCAGTCCGTCGGCGGCCACGTCTTCGGCGGCGAGACCTACTCGGGCGGGATCGCCACCGGCTGGGAGGCCGGCGTCCACGGCCAGGAATCGGCCGACGAATTCAACGACCTCTGTACCGGCTGCTCGCGGTGTGTCAACCAGTGTCCGGTGAAGATCGACATCCCGTGGATCAACACGGTCGTCCGGGATCGGCGCAATCGCGGGGCCGAAGACGGAGAGCTCGACTTCCTGGTCGAGGGGCTCACCCCCGACGAGGAGCCCGCGGGGCTCGACCTGCAAAAGCGGTTCTTCGGCAACTTCTCGACGCTGGCGAAACTCGGGTCCGCGACCGCGCCCGTCTCGAACTGGGTCGCGGACACGCTGCCCTCGAGAGCGCTCATGGAACGGGTCATCGGCGTCGACCGCCGCCGCGACCTGCCCCGGTTCGAGCGCGAGACGTTCGTCGAGTGGTTCCGGAACCGGGACGAACCCCGGCCCGTCGACGCCGACTACCACGCCGTCGTCTACCCGGACCTCTACACGAACTACATTCGGACCGACCGCGGGAAGGCGACCGTCCGAACGCTCGAGGCGCTGGGGGTCGCGGTCGAGGTCCCCGAGGTCGCGTCGTCGGGCCGCGCCCCCCTCTCGCAGGGAATGATCGCCACCGCGGGAGACCACGCCCGCGACGTGGTCGCCGACCTCGGGCCCTACCTCGAGGCGGGGTACGACGTCGTCGCCATCGAACCGAGCGACCTCGCGATGTTCCGCGGCGAGTACGAGCGGCTGCTCGAGACGGACCGCTACGAGGCGCTCTCCGAGCGCAGCTACGAGGTCTTCGAGTACGTCTACGGCCTGCTCGAGAACGGGGCCGACCCCGCGTCGCTGCGAGACGCCGACGACGGCCGCGGCGTCGGCTCGGCCCTCGCCTACCACTCTCACTGCCAGCAGCGCACGCTCGAGCTCGAGGCCTACACGACGGACGTCCTCGAACGGCTGGGATACGACGTCCTCACCTCCGACGTCGAGTGCTGTGGCATGGCGGGGAGCTTCGGCTACAAGAGCGAGTACTACGAACTGAGCGTGGACGTCGGGGACCGGCTCAGGGAACAGTTCGAGGCACCCGACGCCGCCGATCGAACGGTCGTCGCGAGCGGGACGTCGTGTCTCGAGCAACTGGACGGGCTCCTCGCCCGTCGGCCGCGCCATCCGATCTCGCTCGTCGCACCGGAGGAGTCCGAGTAA
- a CDS encoding fumarylacetoacetate hydrolase family protein, whose protein sequence is MQFVRFATSGGVRWGVTVDDQSYALDRFGEPTIEDLATPGYRRRVRRAVETGELPEIDEPEDRLAPIPSVEQIICIGLNYYDHAEEQDEEIPDKPMLFSKSPGSVTDPDAPIVHPEDVEQVDYEVELGVVIGRTACEVSADEAEEYVAGYTVVNDVSARDAQFEDGQFFRGKSYDTFAPMGPALTAPEDIDANDVGVELRVNGEVKQASSTAEFIFDVGDAIEYLSHRMTLQPGTVISTGTPGGVGIFRDPPELLSSGDTVEAEVEGIGTLENHVVDE, encoded by the coding sequence ATGCAATTCGTTCGATTCGCGACCAGCGGTGGCGTCCGCTGGGGCGTTACCGTCGACGACCAGTCGTACGCGCTGGACCGTTTCGGAGAACCGACGATCGAAGACCTCGCAACGCCGGGCTACCGTCGCCGCGTCCGCCGCGCCGTCGAGACGGGAGAACTCCCGGAAATCGACGAGCCCGAGGACCGGCTGGCCCCGATCCCGTCGGTCGAGCAGATCATCTGTATCGGATTGAACTACTACGACCACGCCGAGGAGCAAGACGAGGAGATCCCCGACAAACCGATGCTCTTCTCGAAGTCGCCCGGGAGCGTCACCGATCCCGACGCGCCGATCGTCCACCCCGAGGACGTCGAACAGGTCGACTACGAGGTCGAACTCGGCGTCGTCATCGGGCGGACCGCCTGCGAGGTGTCGGCCGACGAGGCCGAGGAGTACGTCGCCGGCTACACGGTCGTCAACGACGTCAGCGCGCGCGACGCCCAGTTCGAGGACGGCCAGTTCTTCCGCGGCAAGAGCTACGATACGTTCGCACCGATGGGGCCGGCCCTGACCGCGCCCGAGGACATCGACGCCAACGACGTCGGCGTCGAACTCCGAGTCAACGGCGAGGTGAAACAGGCGTCCTCGACCGCGGAGTTCATCTTCGACGTCGGCGACGCCATCGAGTACCTCAGTCACAGAATGACGCTGCAGCCGGGGACCGTTATCTCGACCGGCACGCCGGGCGGCGTCGGTATCTTCCGCGACCCGCCGGAACTGCTCTCCTCGGGCGACACGGTCGAAGCCGAGGTCGAGGGTATCGGAACGCTCGAGAACCACGTCGTGGACGAGTAG
- a CDS encoding enolase C-terminal domain-like protein: MEITNITVTKVSTDSWGEFVEFPLVTVMSKFDEYNNADGDNPEARRKWMGPVGDVVVEVETDAGITGIGVGNWATGSIETIVNETLSKLVVGEDPHQRERLWDMMYRATIPFGRKGAAIEAISAIDLALWDIAGKEAEKPVYELLGGPVTDDIPCYASNLHPLDHETLAREAQNYAEQGFDAMKLRFRYGPEAGRQGMKENEKIVETVRDAVGDEIAIAGDAYMGWNVRYAKKMLKRLERYDMEWVEEPVIPDDIDGYAEVREASNVPISGGEHEFTRWGHKELLEREAVDILQPDIHRCGGLTELQRIDAMASARDVPVIPHSGTNPTLHFIAASTNAPMAEYFPIPEWYQERQGEQESTYADAIYANPPNAENGTIPLPDTVGLSSATNPEALEHYSVE, from the coding sequence ATGGAGATAACGAATATTACCGTCACGAAGGTCAGTACCGATTCCTGGGGCGAGTTCGTCGAGTTCCCGCTCGTCACCGTTATGAGCAAGTTCGACGAGTACAACAACGCCGACGGCGACAACCCGGAGGCCCGTCGGAAGTGGATGGGGCCGGTCGGCGACGTCGTCGTGGAGGTCGAGACCGACGCGGGTATCACCGGCATCGGCGTCGGCAACTGGGCGACGGGCTCGATCGAGACGATCGTCAACGAGACGCTCTCGAAGCTCGTCGTCGGCGAGGACCCCCACCAGCGCGAACGACTGTGGGACATGATGTACCGGGCGACGATCCCCTTCGGTCGGAAGGGCGCGGCGATCGAGGCCATCAGCGCTATCGACCTCGCGCTCTGGGATATCGCCGGCAAGGAAGCCGAGAAGCCGGTTTACGAACTGCTGGGCGGCCCGGTCACGGACGACATCCCCTGTTACGCGAGCAACCTCCACCCGCTCGATCACGAGACGCTCGCGCGCGAGGCGCAGAACTACGCTGAGCAGGGCTTCGACGCGATGAAGCTGCGGTTCCGGTACGGCCCGGAAGCGGGTCGGCAGGGCATGAAAGAAAACGAGAAGATCGTCGAGACGGTTCGCGACGCCGTCGGCGACGAGATCGCGATCGCCGGCGACGCGTACATGGGCTGGAACGTTCGATACGCCAAGAAGATGCTCAAGCGCCTCGAGCGCTACGACATGGAGTGGGTCGAGGAGCCGGTCATCCCCGACGACATCGACGGCTACGCGGAGGTCCGCGAGGCGTCGAACGTTCCCATCTCCGGCGGCGAACACGAGTTTACCCGCTGGGGCCACAAAGAACTGCTCGAGCGCGAGGCCGTCGACATCCTCCAGCCCGACATCCACCGCTGTGGCGGCCTGACGGAACTCCAGCGGATCGACGCCATGGCGAGCGCTCGCGACGTGCCGGTGATCCCCCACTCCGGGACGAACCCGACCCTGCACTTCATCGCCGCCTCGACCAACGCGCCGATGGCGGAGTACTTCCCGATCCCCGAGTGGTATCAGGAGCGCCAGGGAGAACAGGAGTCGACCTACGCCGACGCCATCTACGCCAACCCGCCGAACGCTGAGAACGGGACCATCCCCCTGCCCGACACCGTCGGGCTGAGTTCGGCGACCAACCCCGAGGCCCTCGAGCACTACAGCGTGGAGTGA
- a CDS encoding aldehyde dehydrogenase family protein: MAVEQRNYVDGEWIESETGDTITVENPAAPDEVVARYQQSSAADAERAIEAAAAAADEWGATPGPERGRILAETGRILADRKDELTELLVREEGKTRGEAAGEVQRAIDIFRYYGSKTHDLGGTVKSPSSRDTTLYTVKEPLGVVGLITPWNYPIAIPAWKLAPALAAGNAAVLKPASIAPGVAHAIFEALDEAGLPDGVANFVTGPGSSVGGELVTSDSVDAISFTGSTAVGTSVYDQATEDGKRVQLEMGGKNPTIVSDSADVEEAADIVAAGAFGVTGQACTACSRAIVHTDVYDEFVEAVVDRAAAIEPGPGLEESDMGPHVSESELEGTLEYVDIAREEGATLEYVDIAREEGATLETGGSALDRDGYYVEPTVFSDVEPSMRLAQEEVFGPVLAVLEVEDFDDALAVANGVDYGLSASVVTDDHTEANRFVDEIEAGVAKVNAKTTGLELHVPFGGMKDSSSETWREQGDEGLEFYTIEKTVYDNY; the protein is encoded by the coding sequence ATGGCTGTCGAGCAACGCAATTACGTCGACGGAGAGTGGATCGAATCCGAAACTGGCGATACCATTACGGTCGAGAACCCGGCCGCGCCGGACGAAGTCGTCGCGCGCTACCAGCAATCGAGTGCGGCCGACGCGGAACGGGCCATCGAGGCCGCGGCGGCGGCGGCGGACGAGTGGGGCGCGACCCCGGGGCCCGAACGAGGACGGATCCTCGCGGAGACGGGTCGTATTCTCGCCGATCGGAAAGACGAACTGACGGAACTACTGGTCCGCGAGGAGGGGAAGACGAGGGGCGAGGCCGCCGGCGAGGTGCAGCGCGCGATCGACATCTTCCGCTACTACGGCTCGAAGACGCACGACCTCGGCGGGACGGTCAAGAGCCCGAGCAGTCGGGACACGACCCTGTATACGGTCAAAGAGCCCCTCGGAGTCGTCGGCCTGATCACGCCGTGGAACTACCCGATCGCCATTCCGGCGTGGAAGCTCGCACCCGCGCTCGCTGCCGGTAACGCCGCCGTTCTCAAGCCGGCATCGATCGCCCCCGGCGTCGCACACGCGATCTTCGAGGCGCTCGACGAAGCGGGGCTCCCCGACGGCGTCGCCAACTTCGTGACCGGCCCCGGCAGCAGCGTCGGCGGAGAACTCGTTACCAGCGACTCGGTCGACGCGATCTCCTTCACCGGCTCCACTGCGGTCGGTACCAGTGTCTACGATCAGGCGACCGAGGACGGCAAGCGCGTCCAGCTCGAGATGGGCGGCAAGAACCCGACGATCGTTTCGGACAGCGCTGACGTCGAGGAGGCCGCCGACATCGTCGCCGCGGGCGCGTTCGGCGTGACCGGCCAGGCCTGTACCGCCTGCTCACGCGCGATCGTCCACACGGACGTCTACGACGAGTTCGTCGAGGCGGTCGTCGACCGCGCCGCGGCGATCGAGCCCGGCCCGGGGCTCGAGGAGTCCGACATGGGACCCCACGTCAGCGAGTCCGAACTCGAGGGCACCCTCGAGTACGTCGACATCGCCCGGGAGGAAGGCGCGACCCTCGAGTACGTCGACATCGCCCGGGAGGAAGGCGCGACCCTCGAGACCGGCGGCTCGGCGCTCGATCGCGACGGCTACTACGTCGAGCCGACGGTCTTCTCCGACGTCGAGCCGTCGATGCGCCTCGCACAGGAGGAGGTGTTCGGCCCCGTGCTCGCCGTCCTCGAGGTCGAGGACTTCGACGACGCGCTCGCGGTCGCCAACGGCGTCGACTACGGCCTCTCCGCGAGCGTCGTCACGGACGACCACACCGAGGCCAACCGCTTCGTCGACGAGATCGAGGCTGGCGTCGCCAAGGTCAACGCGAAGACGACCGGCCTCGAGCTCCACGTCCCCTTCGGCGGGATGAAAGACTCCTCGAGCGAGACCTGGCGCGAACAGGGCGACGAGGGGCTGGAGTTCTACACGATCGAGAAGACCGTCTACGATAACTACTGA
- a CDS encoding LUD domain-containing protein: METQLEMFETNLESVRTAVTRTSPAAFQETLADVVDRPTVGAPLPFEEVTLEGLDIVLEPTPDQLREAACGVTAAALGVADYGSVVLESTPAGAELAGLFPDRHVIVVRERDLVPDMASAFERLGERFRAGSDDAVIATGPSATADMGELVYGVHGPRETHAVIVEA, encoded by the coding sequence ATGGAGACACAGCTAGAGATGTTCGAAACGAACCTCGAGAGCGTCCGGACCGCCGTCACTCGGACCTCGCCGGCCGCGTTTCAGGAAACGCTCGCCGACGTCGTCGACCGTCCCACCGTCGGTGCGCCGCTCCCCTTCGAGGAGGTGACGCTCGAGGGGCTGGACATCGTCCTCGAGCCGACGCCCGACCAGCTCCGCGAGGCGGCCTGCGGCGTGACGGCCGCCGCGCTCGGCGTCGCCGACTACGGCTCGGTCGTCCTCGAGTCGACGCCGGCGGGTGCCGAACTCGCCGGTCTCTTCCCCGACCGCCACGTGATCGTCGTCCGCGAGCGGGATCTCGTCCCCGATATGGCGTCGGCGTTCGAGCGGCTAGGCGAGCGGTTCCGCGCCGGGAGCGACGACGCCGTGATCGCGACCGGCCCGAGCGCGACCGCCGACATGGGCGAACTCGTCTACGGCGTCCACGGCCCGCGAGAGACCCACGCGGTCATCGTGGAGGCATAA
- a CDS encoding amidohydrolase family protein: MLDTHTHAWTRPTRDQPWVNGPLVETVDEFDVDTVYTAEKLLADMNDVGVDESIVVGYPICEWTDNRYTVRCVEEHDRLSGIVMLDPFADGAADRVREAMAVDGVLGVRLGAICPFDRMWETFDPDADWLRESIDETAFWAAARETDALVQVLADVDQLEQVIDLVETYPDLSYALDHFCHAGPDVPPEEALAALEPLAGDEYDVAVKISEVVHRSEEGYPYCDMHGHVRWLLETFGRERVVWGSDFPNVSDEASYEKSLRWLEHVDCLSTNDRKWLTGRSMRELCGI, from the coding sequence GTGCTGGATACTCACACGCACGCGTGGACGCGGCCGACGCGAGACCAGCCGTGGGTCAACGGGCCGCTCGTTGAGACCGTCGACGAGTTCGACGTCGACACCGTTTACACCGCCGAGAAGCTCCTCGCGGACATGAACGACGTCGGCGTCGACGAGTCGATCGTCGTCGGCTACCCGATCTGCGAGTGGACCGACAACCGGTACACGGTCCGCTGCGTCGAGGAACACGACAGGCTCTCGGGGATCGTCATGCTCGATCCGTTCGCCGACGGCGCGGCCGACCGGGTTCGCGAGGCGATGGCCGTCGACGGCGTGCTCGGGGTCCGCCTCGGGGCGATCTGTCCCTTCGACCGGATGTGGGAGACGTTCGATCCCGACGCGGACTGGCTCCGCGAGTCGATCGACGAGACGGCGTTCTGGGCGGCCGCCCGCGAGACCGACGCGCTGGTACAGGTGCTCGCCGACGTCGACCAGCTCGAGCAGGTGATCGACCTCGTCGAGACCTACCCTGATCTCTCCTACGCGCTCGATCACTTCTGTCACGCCGGCCCCGACGTCCCGCCCGAAGAAGCGCTCGCCGCGCTCGAGCCCCTCGCCGGCGATGAGTACGATGTCGCCGTGAAAATCTCCGAAGTCGTCCACCGCTCCGAGGAGGGGTACCCCTACTGCGATATGCACGGTCACGTCCGCTGGCTGCTCGAGACCTTCGGCCGCGAGCGGGTCGTCTGGGGGTCGGACTTTCCGAACGTCAGCGACGAGGCGAGCTACGAGAAGAGCCTGCGCTGGCTCGAGCACGTCGACTGCCTCTCGACGAACGACCGGAAGTGGCTCACCGGCCGCTCGATGCGGGAACTGTGCGGGATCTGA
- a CDS encoding mandelate racemase/muconate lactonizing enzyme family protein codes for MEITDVTAIPLSHELEAGRAFGGSRGMTESRSATLVRLETADGTVGWGEAFASPRAVAALIEDEFADAVLGSSPVAAESLADRVYTGDIGGYHAAREALAQSALSGIEVAMWDLRGKAVGKPIHELLGGRRVESVVPYASTMYLTEWGEDPADPMEAAVAEGFTAAKIKIGGGREDDRRRVEIAREILGDDAHLMVDFNGNYTPRGAIASIRELEPYDLTWVEEPVPPENYGGYRKIGERVDAPLAAGEAHYGRFEFARLLEDGLIDVVQPNLGRCGGFAEARFLATLATTANAVVRPHVWNSAVRTAAALQFAASLSTYPHAEGMEPDPVLFEFDRSENPLRNDLLESPFDPTGGELAVPQDPGLGIEVDESAVDRYRLE; via the coding sequence ATGGAGATCACCGATGTCACAGCGATTCCGCTGTCACACGAGCTAGAAGCGGGCCGCGCGTTCGGCGGCTCGCGCGGGATGACCGAGTCGCGATCGGCGACGCTCGTTCGGCTCGAGACGGCCGACGGGACGGTCGGCTGGGGCGAAGCCTTCGCCTCGCCGCGGGCGGTCGCGGCGTTGATCGAGGACGAGTTCGCCGACGCCGTGCTCGGGAGTTCCCCGGTCGCGGCCGAATCCCTGGCCGATCGCGTCTACACCGGCGACATCGGCGGCTACCACGCCGCCCGCGAGGCGCTCGCACAGTCCGCGCTCTCGGGGATCGAGGTCGCGATGTGGGACCTTCGGGGCAAGGCGGTCGGAAAGCCGATCCACGAACTGCTCGGCGGCCGTCGGGTCGAGTCAGTCGTTCCCTACGCGTCGACGATGTACCTCACCGAGTGGGGAGAGGACCCGGCCGACCCCATGGAAGCGGCCGTCGCGGAGGGGTTCACCGCGGCGAAGATCAAGATCGGCGGCGGCCGCGAGGACGACCGTCGGCGCGTCGAGATCGCCCGCGAGATCCTCGGCGACGACGCGCACCTGATGGTCGATTTCAACGGCAACTACACGCCGCGAGGGGCGATCGCGTCGATCCGCGAACTCGAGCCCTACGACCTGACGTGGGTCGAAGAGCCGGTCCCGCCAGAGAACTACGGGGGCTACCGCAAGATCGGGGAGCGCGTCGACGCGCCCCTCGCGGCCGGCGAAGCCCACTACGGTCGGTTCGAGTTCGCGCGGCTGCTGGAGGACGGACTGATCGACGTCGTCCAGCCCAATCTCGGACGCTGTGGCGGCTTCGCCGAGGCGCGGTTCCTCGCGACGCTGGCGACGACGGCGAACGCGGTCGTCCGACCGCACGTCTGGAACAGCGCGGTCAGGACCGCGGCCGCGCTGCAGTTCGCCGCGAGCCTATCGACGTATCCCCACGCCGAGGGGATGGAGCCCGATCCCGTCCTCTTCGAGTTCGATCGCAGCGAGAACCCGCTTCGAAACGACCTGCTCGAGTCGCCGTTCGATCCGACCGGCGGTGAACTCGCCGTGCCACAGGACCCCGGCCTCGGTATCGAGGTCGACGAGTCGGCCGTCGACCGCTACCGGCTCGAGTGA